In the genome of Persephonella sp. KM09-Lau-8, one region contains:
- a CDS encoding methylthioribulose 1-phosphate dehydratase, which translates to MPYRLYQEEKQKAVNILNEIKVKLYNRGWFPATSGNLSYKLHDAPLYFAITSSGKDKGTVTHEDVIFVDKDAKPIEKTRLKPSAETKIHSQIYQKTDAGCVIHIHTVNNNFVSQVYFEDGFVPLKDMEMIKALDIWKEDAFVKVPIIENWFDLDKLAEEAGKAINPEVPGLLIRNHGIYAWGRNEFEAKRHIEAFEFMFEYMKDMMLFTGKKL; encoded by the coding sequence ATGCCTTACAGACTTTATCAGGAAGAAAAGCAAAAGGCAGTAAATATTCTAAATGAGATAAAAGTAAAGCTCTACAATAGAGGCTGGTTTCCTGCAACAAGTGGAAACCTTTCTTATAAACTTCATGATGCCCCTCTTTATTTTGCAATCACCAGCAGCGGAAAGGACAAAGGCACAGTTACCCATGAAGATGTTATTTTTGTTGACAAAGATGCAAAACCTATAGAAAAAACAAGACTAAAACCGTCAGCAGAAACAAAAATCCACTCCCAGATATACCAGAAAACAGACGCAGGCTGCGTTATTCATATTCATACAGTAAATAACAATTTTGTTTCTCAGGTATATTTTGAGGATGGATTTGTTCCTTTAAAGGATATGGAAATGATAAAAGCACTGGACATCTGGAAAGAAGATGCCTTTGTTAAAGTCCCTATCATAGAAAACTGGTTTGATTTAGACAAACTGGCAGAAGAAGCAGGAAAGGCTATCAATCCGGAAGTTCCCGGATTACTGATTAGAAATCATGGAATTTATGCATGGGGTAGAAATGAGTTTGAAGCAAAAAGACATATAGAAGCATTTGAATTTATGTTTGAATACATGAAAGATATGATGCTTTTTACCGGCAAAAAATTATAG
- a CDS encoding cupin domain-containing protein: MPKIVFRDTGETIEGVEAVKEFLGKYGITYERWGVERLSPELRENYELTPEQQQKIIDAYKEELEKLKKEKGYITEDIVVLSEKTPNLDDLMAKFKREHHHVDDEVRFVVDGSGIFPVKIEGKVVEIHVGPGDLIVVPAGARHWFELDEQRKIKCIRVFKTPAGWEAIYNENEKATMND; encoded by the coding sequence ATGCCAAAAATAGTTTTTAGAGATACAGGGGAAACAATAGAAGGTGTAGAAGCTGTAAAGGAATTCCTTGGCAAATACGGTATTACCTATGAAAGATGGGGAGTAGAAAGATTATCCCCAGAGCTTAGGGAAAATTATGAACTAACACCTGAACAACAACAGAAAATCATAGACGCCTACAAAGAAGAGCTTGAAAAACTCAAAAAAGAAAAAGGATACATAACAGAGGATATTGTTGTTCTTTCTGAAAAAACCCCAAATCTTGATGATTTAATGGCAAAATTCAAAAGGGAACACCACCACGTTGATGATGAGGTCAGATTTGTTGTTGATGGAAGCGGGATATTTCCTGTAAAGATTGAAGGAAAGGTTGTTGAAATACATGTAGGCCCCGGAGATCTAATCGTTGTTCCTGCAGGTGCAAGACACTGGTTTGAACTTGATGAACAAAGAAAAATCAAATGTATCAGAGTATTCAAAACACCTGCCGGCTGGGAAGCGATATACAATGAGAATGAAAAAGCAACAATGAATGATTAG
- the cmk gene encoding (d)CMP kinase, whose product MIITIDGPAGSGKSTIAKMLAKELGYTYIDTGAMYRAVALMVKRKGIDPDNPDAVVELMKKIQIDLKPAENGVQVFLNGEDVSKEIRTEEIGKIASKIARHSEVRRILVQMQRELGLRAKNVVIEGRDTGTVIFPDADIKFFFTASPEVRAERRYKELKEKGLNISYEEILKEIKERDHLDETRKDSPLKPAPDAIIIDTTDKSLSEVFQNVLKIIKDRLKNSG is encoded by the coding sequence ATGATAATCACTATTGATGGTCCTGCAGGTTCAGGAAAATCAACAATTGCTAAAATGCTGGCAAAAGAGCTTGGATATACCTATATAGATACAGGAGCTATGTATAGGGCAGTTGCCCTTATGGTAAAAAGAAAAGGAATAGACCCTGATAATCCTGACGCTGTTGTTGAGCTTATGAAAAAAATCCAGATAGACCTTAAGCCTGCAGAAAATGGGGTGCAGGTTTTTCTCAACGGTGAGGATGTATCCAAAGAAATCCGGACAGAAGAGATAGGAAAAATAGCTTCTAAAATTGCAAGGCACTCAGAAGTCAGGAGAATACTGGTTCAGATGCAAAGAGAATTAGGGTTAAGAGCAAAAAATGTTGTAATAGAGGGAAGAGATACAGGAACAGTTATATTTCCAGATGCAGATATAAAATTTTTCTTTACAGCCTCACCTGAAGTTAGAGCAGAAAGAAGATACAAGGAACTAAAGGAAAAAGGATTAAATATAAGCTATGAAGAAATTTTAAAAGAAATTAAAGAGCGAGACCATTTAGATGAGACCAGAAAAGATAGTCCCCTAAAGCCTGCCCCAGATGCAATAATAATTGATACTACTGATAAATCCCTGTCTGAAGTTTTTCAGAATGTTTTAAAAATTATTAAAGATAGATTAAAAAATTCAGGATAA
- a CDS encoding enoyl-ACP reductase — MGLLEGKKALILGVANNKSIAYGIAKAFHREGAILGFNYLNEKIEKRVRPIAEEFGAEIITKCDVSSDEDIKNLAETVREKWGTIDIIVHSIAYANKEFLKDYYYKVDRKSFLEAMDISVYSFTAIAREFMDMFNEGGNLLTLSYYGAEKVVYNYNVMGVAKAALEASVKYLARDLGKLKNIRVNAISAGPIKTLAASGISQFSEIQRIAAERAPLQRTVTIDEVGNAALFLCSNLASGITGEILYVDAGYNIIGM; from the coding sequence ATGGGATTATTAGAAGGAAAAAAGGCTCTCATTCTGGGGGTGGCAAACAATAAAAGTATTGCCTACGGAATTGCAAAGGCATTTCACAGAGAGGGGGCAATCTTAGGATTTAATTATCTGAATGAAAAAATTGAAAAAAGGGTTAGGCCTATAGCAGAAGAGTTTGGAGCTGAAATTATAACAAAATGTGATGTTTCCTCAGACGAAGATATCAAAAATCTCGCTGAAACTGTCAGGGAAAAATGGGGAACAATTGATATTATTGTCCACTCAATAGCCTATGCAAACAAAGAATTTTTAAAGGATTATTACTACAAAGTAGACAGAAAATCATTCCTTGAGGCTATGGATATAAGCGTTTACTCTTTTACTGCAATTGCAAGGGAATTTATGGATATGTTTAATGAAGGAGGTAATCTCCTTACACTTTCTTATTATGGAGCAGAAAAAGTAGTTTATAACTACAATGTTATGGGTGTTGCAAAAGCAGCATTAGAAGCTTCTGTAAAGTATCTTGCAAGGGATTTAGGAAAATTAAAAAACATCAGGGTAAACGCTATATCTGCAGGTCCTATCAAAACCCTTGCCGCCTCAGGAATTTCCCAGTTTTCTGAAATACAAAGGATAGCAGCAGAAAGGGCTCCCCTCCAGAGAACTGTCACAATTGATGAGGTCGGAAACGCAGCTCTTTTCCTGTGCAGCAACCTTGCATCTGGTATAACAGGGGAAATTCTTTATGTTGATGCTGGTTATAACATAATTGGAATGTGA
- a CDS encoding methyltransferase domain-containing protein, giving the protein MKSLIKFSFSRFSEIYDKEAALQKEAAKILIDFAQIENGKGLDLGCGTGFLYRFSNWQDLTGIDIALDMLKFYKKFNNNCIQADMEYLPFKENTFDFVVSNFSIHWADLKKTIKEVQRVLKLERYFIFNIPVQGSLEAVEQILGNTQFDFLCVPEILETLKNNNFGIEDFFVKNLEKEFPDGYHLLMHLHKTGVAINTKSQSLGEKRKIVQKFKSYQKPVNLNYKLLFVKAYTT; this is encoded by the coding sequence TTGAAAAGCCTTATAAAGTTTTCATTCTCCAGATTTTCTGAGATTTACGATAAGGAAGCTGCTCTTCAAAAAGAAGCAGCCAAAATTTTGATAGATTTCGCCCAGATTGAAAATGGAAAAGGCTTAGATCTTGGATGTGGCACAGGATTTTTATACAGATTTTCAAACTGGCAGGATTTGACAGGTATAGATATAGCCCTTGATATGCTAAAGTTTTATAAAAAATTTAACAACAACTGCATTCAGGCAGATATGGAATATCTTCCCTTCAAAGAAAACACCTTTGATTTTGTTGTTTCTAATTTCTCAATTCACTGGGCAGACCTGAAAAAAACCATAAAGGAAGTCCAGAGGGTTTTAAAATTAGAAAGATATTTTATTTTTAACATTCCAGTGCAGGGAAGCCTTGAAGCAGTAGAACAAATACTGGGAAATACCCAGTTTGATTTCCTGTGCGTTCCTGAAATTTTAGAAACTCTGAAAAACAACAATTTTGGTATAGAAGACTTTTTTGTAAAAAATTTAGAGAAAGAATTCCCAGACGGATACCATCTACTTATGCATCTACATAAAACAGGAGTTGCCATTAATACAAAAAGCCAGTCTTTAGGGGAGAAAAGAAAAATAGTTCAGAAATTCAAATCCTATCAAAAACCTGTAAACCTCAATTACAAACTACTTTTTGTAAAAGCATACACTACTTGA